The following proteins come from a genomic window of Myroides odoratus DSM 2801:
- a CDS encoding bifunctional UDP-N-acetylmuramoyl-tripeptide:D-alanyl-D-alanine ligase/alanine racemase — protein sequence MNIVTADFCAYLHAEVVGDKEVEHFEIHRVSVDSRTLLNDSTTLFFALVGPNHDGHAYIEELIRLGVTYFVVSDQTKIIQQPGVTYFVVQDTLHALQQAATWHRQKFDIPVVGITGSRGKTVVKEWLNFLLSNEYSIIKSPKSYNSQTGVPLSVFGMAEQHTIGLFEVGISTIDEMKHLQPIVQPTLGIITSITSEHHDGFENEEQKIREKMELFVHTPTILGEKDSRIIAALPPKTTFITWSLTDSNSDLYGQVKGDKLIVLYNKVETFTVELPFTDEFAVRNCMTCILTMLVMKYPIETIQARIKKLYAVELRLQVKKGINNCSIIDDAYSSDFQSLSIALDFLEKHRSNANKTVILSDVFHSGLEPKELYQQVNHLLKSYQIGKVICIGEEIGQYGKDSAAMRFFASTDEFLQKVSMDEFVDETILVKGARGFRFDKIVSLLEEKTHETVLEINLTAIRHNLNFYRSKLKPETKTMVMVKAFGYGHGSVEIAKLLEHEKVSYLGVAFADEGIALRKAGIKTNIIVMNPEISAFSAMLAYDLEPEIYSIRELQAFLQIVREKNAYQYPIHIKVETGMHRHGFVAQELDELVAILKHTNSVEVKSIFSHLSSSDMDIYQDFTLGQMELFEKSSTYIKEQLQIQPILHILNTSGIFNYASYQMDMVRLGIGLYGIGNDVDEMRQLRNVGTLKTRIMQVKEIDTAESVGYGRRFRAEHPTKIATVPIGYADGIHRVWGSNGGYVLIQNKKAPITGSICMDMLMVDVTAINCREGDEVIIFGEDLPTTIIAEAIHTIPYEIITSVSQRVKRIFFEE from the coding sequence ATGAATATTGTTACTGCAGATTTCTGTGCTTATCTACATGCTGAGGTAGTTGGAGATAAGGAAGTTGAGCACTTCGAAATTCATCGTGTTTCTGTTGATAGCAGAACGCTTTTGAATGATAGTACAACCTTGTTTTTCGCATTAGTTGGACCAAATCACGATGGGCATGCCTATATTGAGGAACTTATTCGATTGGGAGTTACCTACTTTGTGGTATCTGATCAAACAAAAATAATACAGCAGCCAGGAGTAACGTATTTTGTGGTACAAGATACGTTACACGCGCTGCAACAAGCAGCCACTTGGCATCGTCAAAAATTTGATATTCCCGTAGTGGGAATAACGGGAAGTAGAGGAAAAACGGTGGTCAAAGAATGGCTGAATTTCCTATTGAGCAATGAATATTCCATTATCAAAAGTCCGAAGAGTTACAACTCACAAACAGGAGTTCCTTTATCGGTATTCGGAATGGCCGAACAACACACCATCGGTTTGTTTGAAGTCGGGATATCTACGATTGATGAGATGAAGCATTTGCAACCCATTGTGCAACCAACTTTGGGAATTATTACCTCGATTACAAGTGAACATCACGACGGATTCGAAAATGAAGAACAGAAGATCCGAGAAAAGATGGAATTGTTTGTTCACACACCTACAATACTGGGGGAAAAAGACAGTCGAATTATCGCTGCATTACCTCCAAAAACTACGTTTATTACTTGGAGTTTAACGGATTCAAATTCAGACTTATACGGTCAAGTGAAAGGGGATAAGTTAATTGTACTATATAATAAGGTAGAAACTTTCACTGTAGAACTTCCATTTACAGATGAATTTGCAGTTCGAAATTGCATGACTTGTATCTTGACGATGCTGGTGATGAAGTATCCGATTGAGACGATACAAGCTCGTATTAAAAAGTTGTATGCGGTTGAATTGCGCTTGCAAGTAAAAAAAGGAATCAACAATTGTTCGATTATTGATGATGCTTATAGCTCCGATTTTCAATCGTTGAGTATTGCTTTAGATTTCTTGGAAAAACATCGAAGTAATGCGAATAAAACGGTTATTCTTTCGGATGTTTTTCACAGTGGATTAGAACCTAAAGAATTATATCAACAAGTCAATCATTTATTGAAGAGTTACCAAATTGGGAAAGTGATTTGCATTGGGGAAGAAATTGGTCAATATGGAAAAGATTCTGCAGCGATGCGTTTCTTTGCTTCTACAGATGAATTCCTGCAAAAAGTATCGATGGATGAATTTGTCGATGAAACAATCTTAGTGAAAGGAGCTCGTGGTTTTCGCTTTGATAAAATTGTTAGTTTATTAGAGGAAAAAACACATGAAACGGTATTGGAGATCAACCTTACCGCTATTCGACATAATTTAAATTTCTATCGTTCTAAATTAAAGCCAGAAACAAAAACCATGGTTATGGTGAAAGCGTTTGGTTATGGCCATGGAAGCGTAGAAATTGCAAAGTTATTGGAGCATGAAAAAGTCAGTTATTTAGGAGTGGCTTTTGCAGATGAGGGAATCGCACTGCGCAAAGCGGGAATCAAAACAAATATCATTGTGATGAATCCAGAGATTAGCGCTTTTTCCGCTATGCTTGCGTATGATTTAGAACCGGAGATTTATTCGATTCGAGAGTTACAAGCTTTTCTTCAAATTGTACGTGAAAAAAATGCATATCAATATCCGATACATATTAAGGTAGAAACGGGGATGCATCGTCACGGATTTGTTGCACAAGAGTTGGATGAACTAGTTGCGATTTTAAAACACACGAATAGTGTGGAGGTGAAATCTATTTTTTCGCATCTATCGTCTAGTGATATGGATATCTATCAGGACTTCACTTTAGGGCAAATGGAACTGTTTGAAAAAAGTAGTACCTATATTAAGGAGCAATTACAGATTCAACCGATTTTACATATTTTGAATACTTCGGGTATTTTCAACTATGCATCTTATCAAATGGATATGGTGCGTTTGGGTATTGGATTGTATGGGATTGGAAATGATGTCGATGAAATGAGACAATTGCGCAATGTGGGAACGTTAAAAACACGCATCATGCAAGTGAAAGAAATTGATACCGCTGAGAGCGTTGGTTATGGTCGTCGTTTTAGAGCAGAACACCCAACGAAGATTGCCACGGTTCCGATTGGATATGCGGATGGTATTCATCGAGTATGGGGAAGTAATGGCGGATATGTTTTAATCCAAAATAAAAAAGCACCCATAACAGGATCAATTTGTATGGACATGTTAATGGTTGATGTAACAGCAATTAATTGTAGGGAAGGCGATGAGGTAATTATTTTTGGAGAAGATTTACCGACTACGATTATAGCGGAGGCTATTCACACGATTCCGTACGAGATTATAACAAGTGTATCTCAAAGAGTTAAAAGAATTTTTTTTGAAGAGTGA
- a CDS encoding DsrE family protein: protein MNTGKKHRVVFQMNTENINEQNALMTYVTNVINHWGNDVEIHVVVHGPAIGMVRKTKTMVGDALKQAIQKGVQFFACENTIRVRQIEKDDIIEHVAYVPSGLIAIIEKQEEGWAYIKCNL, encoded by the coding sequence ATGAATACAGGAAAGAAACATAGAGTTGTTTTTCAAATGAATACGGAAAATATCAATGAACAAAACGCTTTAATGACCTATGTAACGAATGTGATTAACCATTGGGGAAATGATGTAGAAATCCATGTGGTGGTACATGGCCCCGCTATTGGAATGGTTAGAAAAACGAAAACGATGGTAGGCGATGCTTTGAAACAAGCCATTCAAAAAGGCGTTCAATTTTTTGCATGTGAAAACACGATTCGCGTACGTCAAATAGAGAAAGATGATATTATAGAACACGTGGCTTATGTACCTTCGGGATTGATTGCTATTATTGAAAAACAAGAAGAGGGATGGGCGTATATTAAATGCAATTTATAG